TCGGGTCCCAGCCCGTCCCGGTCCTCCCGTGGGACGCCCTGTTCGAACAGCACGGTTTCGGCGCCGTGGGCTGCGGCTCGTTCGGCCGCCGCGGCACCCGCCGGCCCACCGCCGACGATTGCGACGTCAACGCGTTCCATACTCCGTGGGGACTCAGCGGCGCATATTAAACTGCCTGAAACTCCCGGCGACGGACCGGTATCGACGACGGCGTGGGTCTCGAGACCGTGGCTAACGGTATCGAACCGTAATGATATTTCGAATCGTAATGCCTAAACGAGGGCGAAGCGAGGGTACGAGAGAGCCCGTTAGAACCCGATGCGTCAGTCCCTCCACACCCTCCTGTCCGCCCTGTTGTCAGTCCTCACGAGAACCCTGCGAAACCCGATCGAAGCGGCCCTCTGGTACGCCGGCGTCACGCTCGCCAGGTTCGGCTACGTCGACCGCCACCGCGTCGACCGAACCACCGAACTCGCCTGGCCCCGGATCGTCACCGGCATCGCTCGAATGTCGAAGTCGGTCGCCGACCTCGCGATGGTCGGGGCCGTCCTCGGCTCCGGCGCCGTCGCCGGCATCGGCCTCGCGACGCCGTTCGCCTTCCTCGCCGGCACTCTCGGCGGCGGCATCGCCGGCGGGACGATCGCGCTCGTCTCCCAGCGCTACGGCGCCGGCCGCTACGACGAACTCGACCTCGTCGTCAAACAGAGCGTCTGGCTGACGGCGCTGGTCACACTCCCGCTCATGGTCGTCTTTCTGGTCTTCCCCTCCGAACTGATCGGCCTCATCGCAACGGACCCCGAGATGCACACCTACGGCACGATCTACCTCCAGGTGATGAGCGTCGGCACGATCTTCATGGGCCTCAACCTCATCGGAAGCCGCACGCTCGTCGGCGCCGACGACTCCTACGCGGCGATGGTCGTCCGGGGCAGCGGCGCAATCGCGAACATCGCACTGAACGTCGTGTTCATCTTCGGCCTCGGGCTGGGCGTCGCCGGCGCGGCGCTCGGCTCCGTCCTCGCGAACGTCCTCGTCACCGGGCTGTTCGTCTACGGCTTCCTCGGCGGCCGGGTGCCGTTCGCCGGTCACTTCCCCGTCACCGTCTCGCTGTCGGGGCCGTACGTCGACCGCGACCTGATCCGAGACCTCGTCGAGATTTCGACGCCGATCACCCTCACCAACCTCACCTGGTCGACCGCGCAGTTCCCGATCCTCGCCGTGATCGCCGTCTTCGGCGCCGAGGTCGTCGCCGCGTTCATCATCGCCCAGCGCGTCCGCGGCCTGATGGACACCCCCAGCTGGGGGCTCGGACTGGCCTCCTCGAGTCTGGTCGGCCAGGAACTCGGCCGAGCGCGGGAACTCGAGGCAGACGCCTACGGCCAGGACATCTTGCGTATCACGGTCGCGGTCTACCTGGTCGTCGCGGCGGTCGTCTTCGTCTTCGCCGAACCCGTCGCCGCGGTGTTCGTCGCCGAAGGCGACTCGCTCTCGCTGACGACCGTCTTCGTCCAGGTTGCGGCCCTCAGCGTCATCTTCAACGGCCTCAACGGGGCAGCATCGGGCCCGCTCACCGCGAGCGGCGATACTCGCTGGCCGTTCTACGGCCGCGTGCTCGGCCTCTACGGGGCGGCGCTGCCGGCGGCCTACCTCGCGGGCACCGCGCTCACGATCCCCGGTCTCGGAACGATCCCCGCGCTCGGGATCGGTGCGCTGTACGCGGCGCTGGTCCTCGAGACGCTGGTCCCGGCGGCTGTGACCTGTCACCGATTCTCGACCGGCAAGTGGCGGGTGATCAGCCGCTCCTACCGGCCCGAAGGTGTGGCAGCCGACTGAGTCGCGGCTCTCGAGACTCGTGTCGCTGGTACAACCGGTAAGCGGCTATTGGGCTCTGAAATAGCTAATTTCGATTACCCGAGCAGCGACGACCTGCCGTCGTCCGTTGGTACGATCCTCACATTCCGCTCGCGTTCGCAGGTGACTCGAGTCGCAGTTCCGAAACGAGAGCGAGTTCTCGGGTGAAGTGGCCCGAAAGGGCGTGATGGGAGTGAGCAAACCCGAAGGGTTTGCGAGCTACGTTACGCTCGCGAGCCACGGAGTGGCGAGCGGGCGTAACGGAATTCGAACCACGGTCGGAGCGAAGCTCCTCCCTGATTCGAATCACGCACGATCCGTTATCGGCCTCGCTGGTGCTCGGCACGATAACGGGCGTGACGGGATTCGAACCCGCGATCAGAAGGTTAGGAACCTCCTGCCCTCTCCGCTAGGCCACACGCCCCGGCGTCA
Above is a genomic segment from Natrononativus amylolyticus containing:
- a CDS encoding MATE family efflux transporter; this encodes MRQSLHTLLSALLSVLTRTLRNPIEAALWYAGVTLARFGYVDRHRVDRTTELAWPRIVTGIARMSKSVADLAMVGAVLGSGAVAGIGLATPFAFLAGTLGGGIAGGTIALVSQRYGAGRYDELDLVVKQSVWLTALVTLPLMVVFLVFPSELIGLIATDPEMHTYGTIYLQVMSVGTIFMGLNLIGSRTLVGADDSYAAMVVRGSGAIANIALNVVFIFGLGLGVAGAALGSVLANVLVTGLFVYGFLGGRVPFAGHFPVTVSLSGPYVDRDLIRDLVEISTPITLTNLTWSTAQFPILAVIAVFGAEVVAAFIIAQRVRGLMDTPSWGLGLASSSLVGQELGRARELEADAYGQDILRITVAVYLVVAAVVFVFAEPVAAVFVAEGDSLSLTTVFVQVAALSVIFNGLNGAASGPLTASGDTRWPFYGRVLGLYGAALPAAYLAGTALTIPGLGTIPALGIGALYAALVLETLVPAAVTCHRFSTGKWRVISRSYRPEGVAAD